A section of the Osmia lignaria lignaria isolate PbOS001 chromosome 16, iyOsmLign1, whole genome shotgun sequence genome encodes:
- the LOC117600938 gene encoding uncharacterized protein LOC117600938 isoform X2 gives MSNSNERKAKRNVPDERSEENDTFHSEKTISNESKLLEAREFSKEETKKEEGYTKKFQVSTISIEERLDSNSKIGAFDTSDFVNTLLEDENLANRHKFKDILEIKFGKKKRVLSIIDIFLSLVLIAPLTVGYWRGVWTLMDIHVDIFPGVVTFVLGIVIHTSFAALKNLLHTRVVNAWKKKTALNKFFCKSSQILYTYIFGVACNMQWRGGWIIYDHFVTDLWAIITTLLLELTILVIIRAVRNLLAIPSVIAVDKLIFVFRFPTRYQLNTRDWSLYLLDCAFSVGVVGTLVVFVWRGVWMLLDLYLFPEDREYSAIGSLAIGYGIVTVTFSLQPLMRHVCARLQGLPRLIAADSFLLLSFLGTVNVWRGIWNILDLWLLPDNPELSCWITHVGCFVFLVLLNCSNSILVRGVYIDAEEDDGKCVAFPCHYLRLFFKVEREKKEARRRNLLVASKDFRPRADGNAKETENGVLLPNSNATTILPTNPESLV, from the exons ATGTCGAATTCGAACGAGAGAAAAGCGAAAA GAAATGTGCCGGATGAACGATCAGAAGAAAATGACACTTTTCATTCAGAAAAAACAATTTCTAATGAAAGTAAGTTACTCGAAGCAAGGGAGTTTAGTAAAGAAGAGACTAAAAAGGAGGAAGGATATACGAAAAAATTTCAAGTGTCAACTATTAGTATCGAGGAACGATTAGATAGTAATTCAAAG ATCGGTGCATTCGATACGTCAGATTTCGTGAATACACTGCTCGAAGACGAGAATCTGGCGAACAGACATAAATTCAAAGACATTTTAGAGATAAAATTTGGAAAGAAGAAACGTGTCCTATCGATCATAGACATCTTTCTATCGTTGGTTTTAATTGCCCCATTGACGGTCGGTTATTGGAGAGGAGTGTGGACGTTAATGGACATTCACGTGGACAT ctTTCCTGGTGTGGTTACGTTCGTTTTGGGTATAGTGATTCACACGAGTTTTGCAGCCTTGAAGAATTTATTACACACTCGTGTGGTGAACGCATGGAAGAAGAAAACGGCATTGAATAAATTCTTTTGCAAAAGCTCGCAGATTTTGTACACGTACATTTTTGGGGTTGCTTGCAATATGCAATGGAGAGGAGGATGGATTATTTATGATCATTTTGTCACTGATCTTTG GGCAATAATAACCACCTTGCTACTGGAATTAACAATATTGGTCATTATTCGAGCCGTTCGTAATCTGCTCGCAATTCCATCGGTGATTGCCGTGGATAAACTCATCTTTGTCTTTCGTTTTCCAACCAGATATCAATTG AACACGAGGGACTGGTCGTTGTACTTATTGGATTGTGCCTTCAGCGTGGGTGTCGTTGGTACTTTGGTCGTATTCGTTTGGAGAGGTGTTTGGATGCTTCTCGATCTCTACCTATTCCCAGAGGATCGAGAGTACTCCGCCATTGGATCTCTA GCCATTGGATACGGGATAGTGACGGTGACGTTTTCTCTACAACCACTGATGAGACACGTGTGTGCTCGTCTTCAAGGTTTGCCCCGTTTGATAGCAGCGGACAGCTTTCTGTTGCTCAGCTTCCTGGGCACCGTGAACGTGTGGCGTGGTATTTGGAACATCCTAGACCTTTGGTTGTTACCAGATAATCCAGAATTATCCTGCTGGATCACCCACGTTGGATGCTTCGTTTTCCTCGTACTTCTAAACTGCAGCAACTCCATCCTCGTCAGAGGCGTTTACATCGACGCCGAAGAGGACGACGGCAAATGCGTCGCGTTTCCATGCCATTATCTTCGATTATTCTTTAAG GTCGAACGCGAAAAGAAAGAAGCGAGACGACGAAACCTGCTGGTAGCCTCGAAGGACTTCCGGCCCCGTGCCGACGGAAATGCCAAAGAAACCGAGAACGGAGTGCTTTTACCGAACAGCAATGCCACCACCATTTTACCAACAAACCCGGAATCTCTCGTTTAA
- the LOC117600938 gene encoding uncharacterized protein LOC117600938 isoform X3: MMNGATRLDQDWMIMVELRGGTGMTSGLSGRSSSRLHYTILTILDTVFSATVAAPAVVGYWRGTWGLSDVYVHPEDPVLSSLTSILIGFVGLYAFNVVQHVLNDLLHPDKHRLSYYVGSRLYTAVFGFCCVNAWRGAWQALDLYTELTAGTVFATTAVSLLALAIMRAVRNISAPPFSLCLDSCPGYFEVQTMFRVNNTRDWSLYLLDCAFSVGVVGTLVVFVWRGVWMLLDLYLFPEDREYSAIGSLAIGYGIVTVTFSLQPLMRHVCARLQGLPRLIAADSFLLLSFLGTVNVWRGIWNILDLWLLPDNPELSCWITHVGCFVFLVLLNCSNSILVRGVYIDAEEDDGKCVAFPCHYLRLFFKVEREKKEARRRNLLVASKDFRPRADGNAKETENGVLLPNSNATTILPTNPESLV; this comes from the exons ATGATGAACGGTGCGACTAGGCTCGATCAGGATTGGATGATAATGGTCGAGTTACGAGGTGGCACCGGAATGACGAGCGGTCTCAGTGGTCGATCATCGAGTCGTCTCCATTACACGATACTCACGATTTTGGACACAGTTTTCTCAGCTACCGTCGCGGCACCAGCTGTGGTCGGTTACTGGAGAGGAACATGGGGTTTGAGCGACGTCTACGTTCATCCCGAGGATCCGGTACTGAGTAGCCTGACCTCGATACTGATCGGTTTCGTCGGCTTGTACGCGTTCAACGTGGTCCAACATGTTCTCAACGATCTGTTGCACCCGGACAAACACAGATTGTCGTACTATGTTGGATCCAGGTTGTACACAGCCGTTTTCGGCTTTTGCTGCGTAAATGCATGGCGTGGCGCGTGGCAAGCCCTCGATCTGTACACGGAACTCACAGCCGGCACCGTTTTCGCCACCACCGCTGTTAGTCTACTGGCATTGGCCATCATGCGGGCCGTGAGGAACATTTCCGCGCCGCCCTTTTCACTTTGCCTCGACTCCTGTCCTGGATACTTCGAAGTGCAGACCATGTTCCGGGTGAAC AACACGAGGGACTGGTCGTTGTACTTATTGGATTGTGCCTTCAGCGTGGGTGTCGTTGGTACTTTGGTCGTATTCGTTTGGAGAGGTGTTTGGATGCTTCTCGATCTCTACCTATTCCCAGAGGATCGAGAGTACTCCGCCATTGGATCTCTA GCCATTGGATACGGGATAGTGACGGTGACGTTTTCTCTACAACCACTGATGAGACACGTGTGTGCTCGTCTTCAAGGTTTGCCCCGTTTGATAGCAGCGGACAGCTTTCTGTTGCTCAGCTTCCTGGGCACCGTGAACGTGTGGCGTGGTATTTGGAACATCCTAGACCTTTGGTTGTTACCAGATAATCCAGAATTATCCTGCTGGATCACCCACGTTGGATGCTTCGTTTTCCTCGTACTTCTAAACTGCAGCAACTCCATCCTCGTCAGAGGCGTTTACATCGACGCCGAAGAGGACGACGGCAAATGCGTCGCGTTTCCATGCCATTATCTTCGATTATTCTTTAAG GTCGAACGCGAAAAGAAAGAAGCGAGACGACGAAACCTGCTGGTAGCCTCGAAGGACTTCCGGCCCCGTGCCGACGGAAATGCCAAAGAAACCGAGAACGGAGTGCTTTTACCGAACAGCAATGCCACCACCATTTTACCAACAAACCCGGAATCTCTCGTTTAA
- the LOC117600938 gene encoding uncharacterized protein LOC117600938 isoform X1 — MSNSNERKAKSLNDIPMIFKKRDTNNTESKNSNFKVSLGNVPDERSEENDTFHSEKTISNESKLLEAREFSKEETKKEEGYTKKFQVSTISIEERLDSNSKIGAFDTSDFVNTLLEDENLANRHKFKDILEIKFGKKKRVLSIIDIFLSLVLIAPLTVGYWRGVWTLMDIHVDIFPGVVTFVLGIVIHTSFAALKNLLHTRVVNAWKKKTALNKFFCKSSQILYTYIFGVACNMQWRGGWIIYDHFVTDLWAIITTLLLELTILVIIRAVRNLLAIPSVIAVDKLIFVFRFPTRYQLNTRDWSLYLLDCAFSVGVVGTLVVFVWRGVWMLLDLYLFPEDREYSAIGSLAIGYGIVTVTFSLQPLMRHVCARLQGLPRLIAADSFLLLSFLGTVNVWRGIWNILDLWLLPDNPELSCWITHVGCFVFLVLLNCSNSILVRGVYIDAEEDDGKCVAFPCHYLRLFFKVEREKKEARRRNLLVASKDFRPRADGNAKETENGVLLPNSNATTILPTNPESLV; from the exons ATGTCGAATTCGAACGAGAGAAAAGCGAAAAGTTTGAACGATATTCCTATGATTTTCAAAAAACGCGACACTAATAACACCGAatcgaaaaattcaaatttcaaagtttctttaGGAAATGTGCCGGATGAACGATCAGAAGAAAATGACACTTTTCATTCAGAAAAAACAATTTCTAATGAAAGTAAGTTACTCGAAGCAAGGGAGTTTAGTAAAGAAGAGACTAAAAAGGAGGAAGGATATACGAAAAAATTTCAAGTGTCAACTATTAGTATCGAGGAACGATTAGATAGTAATTCAAAG ATCGGTGCATTCGATACGTCAGATTTCGTGAATACACTGCTCGAAGACGAGAATCTGGCGAACAGACATAAATTCAAAGACATTTTAGAGATAAAATTTGGAAAGAAGAAACGTGTCCTATCGATCATAGACATCTTTCTATCGTTGGTTTTAATTGCCCCATTGACGGTCGGTTATTGGAGAGGAGTGTGGACGTTAATGGACATTCACGTGGACAT ctTTCCTGGTGTGGTTACGTTCGTTTTGGGTATAGTGATTCACACGAGTTTTGCAGCCTTGAAGAATTTATTACACACTCGTGTGGTGAACGCATGGAAGAAGAAAACGGCATTGAATAAATTCTTTTGCAAAAGCTCGCAGATTTTGTACACGTACATTTTTGGGGTTGCTTGCAATATGCAATGGAGAGGAGGATGGATTATTTATGATCATTTTGTCACTGATCTTTG GGCAATAATAACCACCTTGCTACTGGAATTAACAATATTGGTCATTATTCGAGCCGTTCGTAATCTGCTCGCAATTCCATCGGTGATTGCCGTGGATAAACTCATCTTTGTCTTTCGTTTTCCAACCAGATATCAATTG AACACGAGGGACTGGTCGTTGTACTTATTGGATTGTGCCTTCAGCGTGGGTGTCGTTGGTACTTTGGTCGTATTCGTTTGGAGAGGTGTTTGGATGCTTCTCGATCTCTACCTATTCCCAGAGGATCGAGAGTACTCCGCCATTGGATCTCTA GCCATTGGATACGGGATAGTGACGGTGACGTTTTCTCTACAACCACTGATGAGACACGTGTGTGCTCGTCTTCAAGGTTTGCCCCGTTTGATAGCAGCGGACAGCTTTCTGTTGCTCAGCTTCCTGGGCACCGTGAACGTGTGGCGTGGTATTTGGAACATCCTAGACCTTTGGTTGTTACCAGATAATCCAGAATTATCCTGCTGGATCACCCACGTTGGATGCTTCGTTTTCCTCGTACTTCTAAACTGCAGCAACTCCATCCTCGTCAGAGGCGTTTACATCGACGCCGAAGAGGACGACGGCAAATGCGTCGCGTTTCCATGCCATTATCTTCGATTATTCTTTAAG GTCGAACGCGAAAAGAAAGAAGCGAGACGACGAAACCTGCTGGTAGCCTCGAAGGACTTCCGGCCCCGTGCCGACGGAAATGCCAAAGAAACCGAGAACGGAGTGCTTTTACCGAACAGCAATGCCACCACCATTTTACCAACAAACCCGGAATCTCTCGTTTAA